GGTGCTCTCGCCGGCACCGGTCACTCCACCGGGGCCGGCCGGCCGGTGAGTTGGACTCGCATACCGTCCCAGCGGGGTGATCGGGACCGGGCGGCGCGCGGTGCCAGGCTGGTCAAGCTCTGTGCCCGGATCTCCGCGTCGCGTCCGTTCGAACTGGTGATCATCGCGGTGATCATCGCCAACGGCGTCGTGCTCGGCCTGGAGACCTATCCCAACCTGGGTCCGGCCGGCTTCGCGCTGCACGCCCTGGAGTGGTCCTTCCGCGCCGTGTTCGTCGTCGAGATCACCATCCGGATCATCGCGTACGGCCGTCGGCCGCAGGACTTCTTCCGGCACGGCTGGAACGTCTTCGACTTCCTGGTGATCGCGGCGATCTTCGTACCGGTGCTGCACGGCGACTCGGCGCTGCTGCGGGTCGTGCGGGTGCTGCGGATGTTGCGGCTGGTGCGGTTCTCGCCCGGCCTGCGGACGATCGTCACGGCCCTGTGGCGCAGCCTGCCCGGCGTCGGGGGCTTCCTCGCCCTGGGTGTGGTGACGCTCTACGTCTACGGCATGGCCGGTTGGCTGATCTTCGGCGAGGCGTATCCCGAGGACTACGGTGACATCGGCCGGTCGCTGCTGACCCTCTTCGTGCTGCTCTCCCTGGAGACGCTGCCGGACCACATCGCCGACGCCATCGACTTCGCCCCGTGGACCCTGCTCTACTACGTCAGCTTCGTGATCATCACCGTCAACGTGCTGCTGAACATCCTGATCGCGGTCATCGTCAACTCCATGGAGGAGGCCCGCCGGCTGGAGATGACCGAGGGGCTCGCCCCCGGGTACGACGAGGACGGTGACGGGATACCGGACGAGGTGGACCGGATCGCGATCAGTCAGCGGCTGGACGATCTGCGGACCCTCATCGTCGAACTTGAGCGCGAGCTTCGCATCGACCGCGACGACGGACGGACCCGCCGAACCGGGAGGGATTGAGTACACTAACCGCACCCCACCAGGCCCGCCTCACTCGGTGCGTCCGTGTTTGATCAGAATCACGACGGATGCGGATAACGGTCGGCACCAGATAGGGTCGTTACACCGACTGATGATCTCTGGGGAGGGTGTGTGCTGGCTCTGGTGGCGGTCCATGCGCTGACAGCCGTGATCGCCCCGGCGCTGGTGCGGCTCTGGGGCAGGCAGGCTCTCTACCTGGTGGCGTTGGCCCCTGGCGCGACCCTGGTCTGGGCGTTGGCCCAGACCAACGGAGTCCGTTCCGGCGACCCGGTGGTCGAGACGGTGTCGTGGGTGCCGCAACTCGGCCTGGAACTGGCCCTGCGGATGGGCACCCTGTCCTGGCTGCTTGTCGTCCTGGTCGGCGGCGTCGGCGCGCTGGTGCTCGCGTACAGCGCCCGCTACTTCCGCTCCGACGACCCCGGGCTCGGCCGCTTCGCCGCCGTCTTCGTCGCCTTCGCCGGAGCGATGCTCGGCCTGGTGGTCTCCGACGACCTGCTGCTGTTGTACGTGTTCTGGGAGCTGACCACCGTCTTCTCCTACCTGCTCATCGGCTACGACCCGGCCAAGCGGGCCAGCCGGCGGGCGGCCATGCAGGCGCTGCTGGTCACCACGCTTGGCGGCCTGGCGATGCTCGCCGGGTTCATCATGCTCGGCCAGCACGCCGGCACCTACCGCTGGTCGGAGGTCGCCGAGAACCTGCCCGGCGGGAGTTACCTGGCGGTCGCCGTACTGCTGATCCTGCTCGGCGCCCTGAGCAAGTCGGCGATCTTCCCGTTCAGCTTCTGGTTGCCGGGCGCGATGGCGGCGCCCACCCCGGTCAGCGCCTACCTGCACGCCGCGGCAATGGTGAAGGCCGGTGTCTTCCTGGTCGCCCTGATGGGGCCCGCCTTCGCCGGCCTCACCCCGTGGCGACCGGTGCTGCTGGTCACCGGTCTGATCACCATGTTCCTCGGCGGCTGGACCGCGCTGCGGCAGGTGGACCTGAAGCTGCTGCTGGCGTACGGCACGGTCAGCCAGCTCGGTCTGCTGATGGTGATCCTCGGCGCCGGCACCCGGGACACCGCGCTGGCCGGTGCCGCCATGGTGCTGGCGCACGCCCTGTTCAAGGCGACCCTGTTCCTCACCGTCGGCGTCATCGATCACTCCACCGGCACCCGGGACCTGCGCGAACTCAGCGGGGTGGGCCGCAAAGCGCCGGCCCTGGCGGTGGTGGCCGGGCTCGCGGCGGCCTCGATGGCCGGTCTGCCGCCGATGGCCGGGTTCGTGGCGAAAGAGGCGGCGGTCGAGGCGCTGCTGCACGGCACCGCCGTCGACCTGGCCGTGCTGGCCGGCGTGATCTTCGGCTCGGTGCTGACCGTTGCGTACACGTTGCGTTTCCTCTGGGGGGCCTTCGCCGACAAGGCCGACACCCCGATCACCGTGGTCAAGCCGATCAGCTGGCCCTTCCTCGCGCCCGCGGCGCTGCTCGCCGTCGCCGGAGCGGCGGCGGGCCTGCTCGCCCCGGCGGTGGACCGGCTGCTCGCCCCGTACGCCGACCTCTATCCCACCGGCAGCGACCCGGGCTACCACCTGGCGTTGTGGCACGGGCTCACGCCGGCGCTGGGGTTGTCGGTGCTGGCCGTGGCCGGTGGTGTCGGGCTCTTCCTGCTGATGCGGCGCGAACGCGTACGGACCACCCTGCGACTGCCCTTCGACGGTGCCGCCGCCTACGGCAAAGCCATCGCCGGGGTGGACCGGCTGGCGGTGGAGCTGACCG
This DNA window, taken from Micromonospora sp. FIMYZ51, encodes the following:
- a CDS encoding Na+/H+ antiporter subunit A, with the translated sequence MLALVAVHALTAVIAPALVRLWGRQALYLVALAPGATLVWALAQTNGVRSGDPVVETVSWVPQLGLELALRMGTLSWLLVVLVGGVGALVLAYSARYFRSDDPGLGRFAAVFVAFAGAMLGLVVSDDLLLLYVFWELTTVFSYLLIGYDPAKRASRRAAMQALLVTTLGGLAMLAGFIMLGQHAGTYRWSEVAENLPGGSYLAVAVLLILLGALSKSAIFPFSFWLPGAMAAPTPVSAYLHAAAMVKAGVFLVALMGPAFAGLTPWRPVLLVTGLITMFLGGWTALRQVDLKLLLAYGTVSQLGLLMVILGAGTRDTALAGAAMVLAHALFKATLFLTVGVIDHSTGTRDLRELSGVGRKAPALAVVAGLAAASMAGLPPMAGFVAKEAAVEALLHGTAVDLAVLAGVIFGSVLTVAYTLRFLWGAFADKADTPITVVKPISWPFLAPAALLAVAGAAAGLLAPAVDRLLAPYADLYPTGSDPGYHLALWHGLTPALGLSVLAVAGGVGLFLLMRRERVRTTLRLPFDGAAAYGKAIAGVDRLAVELTGATQRGSLPFYLGVILVVLVVLPGGALLAGSPWPQRFHLWDTPLQVVAGAVVAVAAVMAARALRRLTAMILVGVAGYGIALLFVLHGAPDLALTQFLVETVTIVMFVLVLRRLPEKFSERPIRSSRRGRVAIGVAVGAVTAGMAYVAAGARQAIPVSVGFPDEAVSYGGGKNVVNVTLVDIRAWDTMGEIAVLVVAATGVASLIFRHARDLDRRGDIPGGVRAESRPRWLTTGATARAQSVILQVITRLLFHAIMLFSIYLLFSGHNAPGGGFAAGLVAGLALAVRYLAGGRTELNGAAPVDAGVVLGAGLFVAVGTGVAAMLLGGEFLQTALLDFHLPVLGHIHFVTSVFFDVGVYLIVVGLVLDILRSLGAEMDRQQEETEDVEAREKELV
- a CDS encoding ion transporter, translated to MGALAGTGHSTGAGRPVSWTRIPSQRGDRDRAARGARLVKLCARISASRPFELVIIAVIIANGVVLGLETYPNLGPAGFALHALEWSFRAVFVVEITIRIIAYGRRPQDFFRHGWNVFDFLVIAAIFVPVLHGDSALLRVVRVLRMLRLVRFSPGLRTIVTALWRSLPGVGGFLALGVVTLYVYGMAGWLIFGEAYPEDYGDIGRSLLTLFVLLSLETLPDHIADAIDFAPWTLLYYVSFVIITVNVLLNILIAVIVNSMEEARRLEMTEGLAPGYDEDGDGIPDEVDRIAISQRLDDLRTLIVELERELRIDRDDGRTRRTGRD